A window of the Henckelia pumila isolate YLH828 chromosome 3, ASM3356847v2, whole genome shotgun sequence genome harbors these coding sequences:
- the LOC140886974 gene encoding LRR receptor-like serine/threonine-protein kinase GHR1 isoform X1 produces the protein MWIVRLFMVGFFFVCALGQLPSQDILTLLEFKKGITHDPTGFVLDSWNDESIDFNGCPASWNGVMCNGGNVAAVVLDNVGLTADTDLGVFTNLSMLVKLSISNNSISGTLPATLGDFKNLEYLDISNNLFSSSLPPEIGKMSSVKNLSLAGNNFSGLIPDSISGLSSVLSLDISRNSLSGPLPSSLTRLRDMVYLNLSLNGFTKSIPKGFDLMKNLDVLDLHGNKLDDKLDPAFLLATSASHIDLSGNLLGSAAAEHQSFLEGISPSVKHLNLSHNQLTGSLVSGGVAETFGTVEVLDLSYNQLSGELPGFNFVYDLQVLKLSNNKFSGYIPNNLLKGDSLVLTDLDLSGNNLSGPISMITSTTLNTVNLSSNVLSGELPLLTGSCAVVDLSGNQFEGNLSRMLKWGNIEILDLSHNQLVGSIPEVTAQFLRLKCLNLSHNSLNGSLPKVILQFPKLTTLDFSFNQLDGPILPALLTSVTLKELHLQSNILSGSVDFSPPSGDSNLRVFDISDNQFDGYFPDGFGNLSSLQVLNIGGNNFSGSLPTSIGGLSILNSLDISRNHFTGPIPKNLPNTLQSFNASYNDLSGVVPENLRKFSLSSFYPGNPQLQFPNPPPSSDHIPDGNKSKKHLKTVIKVVVISAFVIAILILILLAVFIYYKCASKRLLPHATDKHARYQTSTNTSSFGGVRAGGLVVSAEDLVTSRKGSSVEITSPDENMAAVTGFSPSKPSQLSWSPESGDSFTAENLSRLDVRSPDQLAGELYFLDDTISFSAGELSRAPAEVLGRSSHGTSYRATMDNGMFLTVKWLREGVAKQKKEFAKEAKKFANIKHPNVVGLRGYYWGPTQHEKLILSDYISPGSVAGFLYDRPGRKGPPLTWAQRLKIAVDVARGLNYLHFDRAIPHGNLKATNILLDGPDLNARVADYCLHRLMTQSGIIEQILDAGVLGYRAPELAAIKKPLPSFKSDIYAFGVILLELLTGKCAGDVVSGEDGGVDLTDWVRLRVAEGRGSDCFDSVLTSEMAIPAADKGMKKVLEIALRCIRAVSERPGIKTIYEDLSSI, from the exons ATGTGGATAGTTAGGCTTTTCATGGTTGGTTTTTTCTTTGTCTGTGCATTGGGGCAGCTACCTTCCCAGGATATTCTGACCCTGCTTGAGTTCAAGAAAGGAATTACTCATGACCCAACAGGTTTTGTGCTTGATTCGTGGAATGATGAATCGATTGATTTCAATGGGTGTCCTGCATCCTGGAATGGGGTGATGTGTAATGGTGGCAATGTTGCCGCTGTTGTTCTTGACAATGTGGGATTGACTGCGGACACAGATTTGGGGGTGTTTACGAATCTATCAATGCTTGTCAAGCTTTCAATCTCCAACAATTCAATATCCGGGACGCTGCCTGCGACCCTTGGTGACTTCAAGAATCTTGAATATCTCGATATTTCTAACAATTTATTTTCCTCGTCACTGCCACCTGAAATTGGAAAAATGAGCAGCGTAAAAAACCTATCTTTGGCGGGAAATAATTTCTCTGGCTTGATCCCAGATTCCATTTCTGGACTTTCTTCCGTCCTTTCTTTAGACATTAGCCGCAACTCCCTTTCTGGGCCATTGCCCTCATCTTTGACGAGGTTGAGAGACATGGTGTATCTTAATCTATCACTAAACGGCTTCACAAAAAGCATCCCTAAAGGGTTTGACCTGATGAAAAATCTTGATGTGCTTGACTTGCACGGCAACAAGCTTGATGATAAATTGGATCCTGCATTTCTGCTAGCTACTTCAGCCAGTCATATTGATCTTAGTGGGAATTTACTCGGAAGTGCTGCCGCAGAGCATCAGAGTTTTCTTGAGGGTATTTCGCCATCTGTGAAGCATTTAAATCTGAGTCACAACCAATTAACAGGATCACTTGTCAGTGGCGGTGTGGCAGAGACTTTTGGTACTGTGGAGGTTCTTGATTTGAGCTACAATCAGTTGTCTGGGGAGTTGCCGGGGTTCAATTTTGTGTATGATCTTCAAGTCCTGAAACTCAGTAACAACAAATTTTCTGGTTACATTCCTAACAATCTTCTTAAAGGAGATTCATTGGTGCTAACCGACTTGGACTTGAGCGGCAACAACCTCTCAG GGCCAATAAGTATGATCACATCAACTACACTGAACACCGTCAATCTCTCCTCAAACGTGCTTTCTGGCGAACTTCCACTGCTGACGGGAAGCTGTGCGGTAGTTGATCTTTCGGGAAACCAATTTGAAGGAAACTTATCGCGGATGCTGAAATGGGGAAACATAGAAATCCTCGATCTTAGCCACAACCAGTTGGTGGGATCCATTCCTGAGGTAACTGCTCAGTTTTTGCGGTTAAAGTGCCTGAACCTGTCCCACAATTCCCTGAATGGTTCTCTTCCGAAAGTTATCCTGCAATTCCCAAAACTCACTACCCTCGATTTCAGCTTCAACCAGTTGGATGGACCAATTTTACCTGCTCTTTTAACATCGGTTACTCTGAAAGAACTTCACCTTCAGAGCAACATACTATCTGGTAGCGTTGATTTTTCTCCTCCCTCGGGTGATTCAAATCTCCGTGTTTTTGATATTTCTGATAATCAGTTTGATGGCTACTTCCCTGATGGGTTTGGAAATCTGTCCTCACTTCAAGTGCTTAATATTGGAGGCAACAATTTCTCTGGTTCTctgcctacttctattggtggTTTGAGTATCTTAAATTCATTGGATATTTCTCGGAATCATTTTACTggtccaatacccaagaatttGCCTAACACTCTCCAGAGCTTTAATGCATCGTATAACGATCTCTCTGGTGTTGTACCAGAAAACTTGAGGAAGTTTTCTCTATCTTCTTTCTACCCTGGCAATCCTCAGTTGCAGTTCCCCAATCCTCCTCCCAGTTCTGACCATATTCCAGATGGAAATAAAAGCAAGAAACATTTGAAAACTGTCATCAAGGTGGTAGTAATATCGGCTTTTGTGATTGCGATTCTCATTTTGATACTTCTTGCCGTTTTCATATATTACAAGTGTGCATCGAAAAGGCTTTTGCCACATGCAACTGACAAACATGCTAGATATCAAACGTCAACAAATACTTCAAGCTTTGGTGGAGTCCGTGCTGGTGGGTTGGTTGTTTCAGCAGAGGACCTTGTTACATCTCGCAAAGGATCATCAGTAGAGATAACTAGTCCCGATGAAAATATGGCCGCTGTAACTGGTTTCTCCCCATCCAAGCCCAGCCAATTATCATGGTCTCCAGAATCAGGAGATTCCTTTACTGCAGAAAATCTTTCCAGATTGGATGTCAGGTCTCCTGACCAACTGGCTGGCGAGCTTTACTTTTTAGATGATACAATCTCGTTTTCGGCCGGGGAACTATCAAGGGCACCTGCAGAAGTCCTCGGAAGAAGCAGCCATGGGACATCATACAGAGCAACTATGGACAACGGGATGTTCTTGACTGTGAAGTGGTTGAGGGAAGGAGTTGCGAAGCAGAAAAAGGAATTCGCGAAAGAAGCTAAAAAATTTGCCAACATCAAACATCCAAATGTAGTTGGATTGAGAGGGTACTACTGGGGACCAACACAACACGAGAAGCTTATTCTTTCCGATTACATATCTCCAGGAAGTGTTGCTGGTTTTCTCTATG ATCGTCCGGGAAGAAAGGGTCCACCCTTGACCTGGGCTCAGAGGCTCAAAATAGCAGTTGATGTTGCACGTGGCCTGAACTATCTCCATTTTGACCGAGCCATTCCACATGGAAACCTTAAAGCTACCAATATACTACTAGATGGACCTGATCTCAATGCTCGAGTGGCTGATTACTGTCTGCACCGCCTTATGACCCAATCAGGCATCATAGAACAGATTCTTGATGCTGGGGTGCTGGGATACCGTGCACCTGAACTAGCTGCTATAAAGAAACCTCTGCCCTCTTTCAAATCAGACATTTACGCCTTTGGGGTGATCTTACTGGAACTTCTTACAGGAAAATGTGCAGGAGATGTAGTTTCTGGTGAAGATGGAGGCGTTGATTTGACTGATTGGGTTCGTTTGAGGGTGGCGGAAGGTCGAGGATCGGATTGTTTCGATTCTGTATTGACATCAGAGATGGCAATCCCAGCAGCGGACAAGGGAATGAAGAAAGTTCTTGAAATAGCTCTAAGATGCATCCGTGCTGTATCTGAGAGGCCCGGTATCAAGACCATATATGAGGACCTTTCGTCAATTTAG
- the LOC140886974 gene encoding LRR receptor-like serine/threonine-protein kinase GHR1 isoform X2, with protein MCNGGNVAAVVLDNVGLTADTDLGVFTNLSMLVKLSISNNSISGTLPATLGDFKNLEYLDISNNLFSSSLPPEIGKMSSVKNLSLAGNNFSGLIPDSISGLSSVLSLDISRNSLSGPLPSSLTRLRDMVYLNLSLNGFTKSIPKGFDLMKNLDVLDLHGNKLDDKLDPAFLLATSASHIDLSGNLLGSAAAEHQSFLEGISPSVKHLNLSHNQLTGSLVSGGVAETFGTVEVLDLSYNQLSGELPGFNFVYDLQVLKLSNNKFSGYIPNNLLKGDSLVLTDLDLSGNNLSGPISMITSTTLNTVNLSSNVLSGELPLLTGSCAVVDLSGNQFEGNLSRMLKWGNIEILDLSHNQLVGSIPEVTAQFLRLKCLNLSHNSLNGSLPKVILQFPKLTTLDFSFNQLDGPILPALLTSVTLKELHLQSNILSGSVDFSPPSGDSNLRVFDISDNQFDGYFPDGFGNLSSLQVLNIGGNNFSGSLPTSIGGLSILNSLDISRNHFTGPIPKNLPNTLQSFNASYNDLSGVVPENLRKFSLSSFYPGNPQLQFPNPPPSSDHIPDGNKSKKHLKTVIKVVVISAFVIAILILILLAVFIYYKCASKRLLPHATDKHARYQTSTNTSSFGGVRAGGLVVSAEDLVTSRKGSSVEITSPDENMAAVTGFSPSKPSQLSWSPESGDSFTAENLSRLDVRSPDQLAGELYFLDDTISFSAGELSRAPAEVLGRSSHGTSYRATMDNGMFLTVKWLREGVAKQKKEFAKEAKKFANIKHPNVVGLRGYYWGPTQHEKLILSDYISPGSVAGFLYDRPGRKGPPLTWAQRLKIAVDVARGLNYLHFDRAIPHGNLKATNILLDGPDLNARVADYCLHRLMTQSGIIEQILDAGVLGYRAPELAAIKKPLPSFKSDIYAFGVILLELLTGKCAGDVVSGEDGGVDLTDWVRLRVAEGRGSDCFDSVLTSEMAIPAADKGMKKVLEIALRCIRAVSERPGIKTIYEDLSSI; from the exons ATGTGTAATGGTGGCAATGTTGCCGCTGTTGTTCTTGACAATGTGGGATTGACTGCGGACACAGATTTGGGGGTGTTTACGAATCTATCAATGCTTGTCAAGCTTTCAATCTCCAACAATTCAATATCCGGGACGCTGCCTGCGACCCTTGGTGACTTCAAGAATCTTGAATATCTCGATATTTCTAACAATTTATTTTCCTCGTCACTGCCACCTGAAATTGGAAAAATGAGCAGCGTAAAAAACCTATCTTTGGCGGGAAATAATTTCTCTGGCTTGATCCCAGATTCCATTTCTGGACTTTCTTCCGTCCTTTCTTTAGACATTAGCCGCAACTCCCTTTCTGGGCCATTGCCCTCATCTTTGACGAGGTTGAGAGACATGGTGTATCTTAATCTATCACTAAACGGCTTCACAAAAAGCATCCCTAAAGGGTTTGACCTGATGAAAAATCTTGATGTGCTTGACTTGCACGGCAACAAGCTTGATGATAAATTGGATCCTGCATTTCTGCTAGCTACTTCAGCCAGTCATATTGATCTTAGTGGGAATTTACTCGGAAGTGCTGCCGCAGAGCATCAGAGTTTTCTTGAGGGTATTTCGCCATCTGTGAAGCATTTAAATCTGAGTCACAACCAATTAACAGGATCACTTGTCAGTGGCGGTGTGGCAGAGACTTTTGGTACTGTGGAGGTTCTTGATTTGAGCTACAATCAGTTGTCTGGGGAGTTGCCGGGGTTCAATTTTGTGTATGATCTTCAAGTCCTGAAACTCAGTAACAACAAATTTTCTGGTTACATTCCTAACAATCTTCTTAAAGGAGATTCATTGGTGCTAACCGACTTGGACTTGAGCGGCAACAACCTCTCAG GGCCAATAAGTATGATCACATCAACTACACTGAACACCGTCAATCTCTCCTCAAACGTGCTTTCTGGCGAACTTCCACTGCTGACGGGAAGCTGTGCGGTAGTTGATCTTTCGGGAAACCAATTTGAAGGAAACTTATCGCGGATGCTGAAATGGGGAAACATAGAAATCCTCGATCTTAGCCACAACCAGTTGGTGGGATCCATTCCTGAGGTAACTGCTCAGTTTTTGCGGTTAAAGTGCCTGAACCTGTCCCACAATTCCCTGAATGGTTCTCTTCCGAAAGTTATCCTGCAATTCCCAAAACTCACTACCCTCGATTTCAGCTTCAACCAGTTGGATGGACCAATTTTACCTGCTCTTTTAACATCGGTTACTCTGAAAGAACTTCACCTTCAGAGCAACATACTATCTGGTAGCGTTGATTTTTCTCCTCCCTCGGGTGATTCAAATCTCCGTGTTTTTGATATTTCTGATAATCAGTTTGATGGCTACTTCCCTGATGGGTTTGGAAATCTGTCCTCACTTCAAGTGCTTAATATTGGAGGCAACAATTTCTCTGGTTCTctgcctacttctattggtggTTTGAGTATCTTAAATTCATTGGATATTTCTCGGAATCATTTTACTggtccaatacccaagaatttGCCTAACACTCTCCAGAGCTTTAATGCATCGTATAACGATCTCTCTGGTGTTGTACCAGAAAACTTGAGGAAGTTTTCTCTATCTTCTTTCTACCCTGGCAATCCTCAGTTGCAGTTCCCCAATCCTCCTCCCAGTTCTGACCATATTCCAGATGGAAATAAAAGCAAGAAACATTTGAAAACTGTCATCAAGGTGGTAGTAATATCGGCTTTTGTGATTGCGATTCTCATTTTGATACTTCTTGCCGTTTTCATATATTACAAGTGTGCATCGAAAAGGCTTTTGCCACATGCAACTGACAAACATGCTAGATATCAAACGTCAACAAATACTTCAAGCTTTGGTGGAGTCCGTGCTGGTGGGTTGGTTGTTTCAGCAGAGGACCTTGTTACATCTCGCAAAGGATCATCAGTAGAGATAACTAGTCCCGATGAAAATATGGCCGCTGTAACTGGTTTCTCCCCATCCAAGCCCAGCCAATTATCATGGTCTCCAGAATCAGGAGATTCCTTTACTGCAGAAAATCTTTCCAGATTGGATGTCAGGTCTCCTGACCAACTGGCTGGCGAGCTTTACTTTTTAGATGATACAATCTCGTTTTCGGCCGGGGAACTATCAAGGGCACCTGCAGAAGTCCTCGGAAGAAGCAGCCATGGGACATCATACAGAGCAACTATGGACAACGGGATGTTCTTGACTGTGAAGTGGTTGAGGGAAGGAGTTGCGAAGCAGAAAAAGGAATTCGCGAAAGAAGCTAAAAAATTTGCCAACATCAAACATCCAAATGTAGTTGGATTGAGAGGGTACTACTGGGGACCAACACAACACGAGAAGCTTATTCTTTCCGATTACATATCTCCAGGAAGTGTTGCTGGTTTTCTCTATG ATCGTCCGGGAAGAAAGGGTCCACCCTTGACCTGGGCTCAGAGGCTCAAAATAGCAGTTGATGTTGCACGTGGCCTGAACTATCTCCATTTTGACCGAGCCATTCCACATGGAAACCTTAAAGCTACCAATATACTACTAGATGGACCTGATCTCAATGCTCGAGTGGCTGATTACTGTCTGCACCGCCTTATGACCCAATCAGGCATCATAGAACAGATTCTTGATGCTGGGGTGCTGGGATACCGTGCACCTGAACTAGCTGCTATAAAGAAACCTCTGCCCTCTTTCAAATCAGACATTTACGCCTTTGGGGTGATCTTACTGGAACTTCTTACAGGAAAATGTGCAGGAGATGTAGTTTCTGGTGAAGATGGAGGCGTTGATTTGACTGATTGGGTTCGTTTGAGGGTGGCGGAAGGTCGAGGATCGGATTGTTTCGATTCTGTATTGACATCAGAGATGGCAATCCCAGCAGCGGACAAGGGAATGAAGAAAGTTCTTGAAATAGCTCTAAGATGCATCCGTGCTGTATCTGAGAGGCCCGGTATCAAGACCATATATGAGGACCTTTCGTCAATTTAG
- the LOC140886975 gene encoding probable 3-hydroxyisobutyrate dehydrogenase, mitochondrial isoform X1 gives MGSCNTYRKWLASLYRGNSKITYNLSWARMSSSSLFSSQFERVGFVGLGNMGSRMANNLIKAGYNVLVHDVNLDVMKKYSDNGILTKNSPFDVAEECDVVITMLPSSTHVMDVYTGPKGFLSDGNLLRPKLFIDSSTIDPQTSRTVSRAISGCKLKEDRGDGESPAMLDAPVSGGVLSAETGSLTFMVGGSEQAYMSSKPLLLSMGKNITYCGGPGNGSAAKICNNLALAVSMLGVSEAFALGQSLGISAHTLANIFNSSSARCWSSDTYNPVPGVMDEVPASRNYEGGFAAKLMAKDLGLAAVSAKEVGLSSPLTFLAERIFTELCNEGHGTKDFSCVFRHYFSGKDEW, from the exons ATGGGTTCTTGTAATACTTACAGAAAATGGTTGGCGTCTCTTTACAGAGGCAATTCCAAGATCACATATAACCTCTCTTGGGCTCGCATGAGTTCGTCATCCCTTTTCTCTTCTCAGTTCGAA AGAGTTGGATTCGTAGGGCTGGGAAACATGGGATCTCGAATGGCAAATAACTTGATTAAAGCTGGATACAATGTCCTGGTTCATGATGT AAACCTTGATGTCATGAAGAAATACTCTGACAATGGCATTCTTACAAAAAATTCACCTTTTGATGTTGCAGAAGAATGTGATGTCGTAATCACTATGTTGCCATCTTCAACACAT GTGATGGATGTTTACACTGGACCAAAAGGTTTCCTTAGTGATGGAAATTTGCTTAGACCAAAGCTGTTCATAGATTCCTCTACAATTGATCCACAAACGTCTAGAACAGTTTCTAGAGCCATTTCTGGTTGTAAATTAAAGGAAGATAGGG GAGATGGTGAGTCTCCTGCTATGttggatgcacctgtatctggCGGTGTTCTATCAGCTGAGACTGGGTCGCTCACTTTCATG GTTGGTGGCTCAGAGCAAGCATATATGTCTTCAAAGCCCTTGCTTCTCTCAATGGGCAAAAACATCACGTACTGTGGTGGCCCAGGAAATGGTTCG GCAGCAAAGATTTGCAACAATTTGGCCTTAGCTGTTAGTATGCTTGGGGTTTCTGAAGCCTTTGCACTTGGTCAATCACTGGGAATTTCAGCCCATACTTTAgcaaatatatttaattcttcAAGTGCTCGCTGTTGGAGCAG CGATACTTACAATCCAGTGCCTGGAGTGATGGATGAAGTGCCAGCTTCCAGGAATTATGAAGGCGGATTTGCTGCCAAACTAATG GCAAAAGATTTAGGCCTTGCAGCAGTATCAGCCAAAGAAGTTGGCCTATCTAGTCCATTGACATTTCTAGCTGAGAGGAT ATTCACAGAGCTTTGCAACGAAGGTCATGGAACAAAGGATTTCTCCTGCGTTTTTCGCCATTATTTTTCTGGCAAGGATGAGTGGTAA
- the LOC140886975 gene encoding probable 3-hydroxyisobutyrate dehydrogenase, mitochondrial isoform X2 — MGSCNTYRKWLASLYRGNSKITYNLSWARMSSSSLFSSQFERVGFVGLGNMGSRMANNLIKAGYNVLVHDVNLDVMKKYSDNGILTKNSPFDVAEECDVVITMLPSSTHVMDVYTGPKGFLSDGNLLRPKLFIDSSTIDPQTSRTVSRAISGCKLKEDRGDGESPAMLDAPVSGGVLSAETGSLTFMVGGSEQAYMSSKPLLLSMGKNITYCGGPGNGSAAKICNNLALAVSMLGVSEAFALGQSLGISAHTLANIFNSSSARCWSSDTYNPVPGVMDEVPASRNYEGGFAAKLMAKDLGLAAVSAKEVGLSSPLTFLAERIFTELCNEGHGTKDFSCVFRHYFSGKDE; from the exons ATGGGTTCTTGTAATACTTACAGAAAATGGTTGGCGTCTCTTTACAGAGGCAATTCCAAGATCACATATAACCTCTCTTGGGCTCGCATGAGTTCGTCATCCCTTTTCTCTTCTCAGTTCGAA AGAGTTGGATTCGTAGGGCTGGGAAACATGGGATCTCGAATGGCAAATAACTTGATTAAAGCTGGATACAATGTCCTGGTTCATGATGT AAACCTTGATGTCATGAAGAAATACTCTGACAATGGCATTCTTACAAAAAATTCACCTTTTGATGTTGCAGAAGAATGTGATGTCGTAATCACTATGTTGCCATCTTCAACACAT GTGATGGATGTTTACACTGGACCAAAAGGTTTCCTTAGTGATGGAAATTTGCTTAGACCAAAGCTGTTCATAGATTCCTCTACAATTGATCCACAAACGTCTAGAACAGTTTCTAGAGCCATTTCTGGTTGTAAATTAAAGGAAGATAGGG GAGATGGTGAGTCTCCTGCTATGttggatgcacctgtatctggCGGTGTTCTATCAGCTGAGACTGGGTCGCTCACTTTCATG GTTGGTGGCTCAGAGCAAGCATATATGTCTTCAAAGCCCTTGCTTCTCTCAATGGGCAAAAACATCACGTACTGTGGTGGCCCAGGAAATGGTTCG GCAGCAAAGATTTGCAACAATTTGGCCTTAGCTGTTAGTATGCTTGGGGTTTCTGAAGCCTTTGCACTTGGTCAATCACTGGGAATTTCAGCCCATACTTTAgcaaatatatttaattcttcAAGTGCTCGCTGTTGGAGCAG CGATACTTACAATCCAGTGCCTGGAGTGATGGATGAAGTGCCAGCTTCCAGGAATTATGAAGGCGGATTTGCTGCCAAACTAATG GCAAAAGATTTAGGCCTTGCAGCAGTATCAGCCAAAGAAGTTGGCCTATCTAGTCCATTGACATTTCTAGCTGAGAGGAT ATTCACAGAGCTTTGCAACGAAGGTCATGGAACAAAGGATTTCTCCTGCGTTTTTCGCCATTATTTTTCTGGCAAGGATGAGTG A
- the LOC140886975 gene encoding probable 3-hydroxyisobutyrate dehydrogenase, mitochondrial isoform X4 → MGSCNTYRKWLASLYRGNSKITYNLSWARMSSSSLFSSQFERVGFVGLGNMGSRMANNLIKAGYNVLVHDVNLDVMKKYSDNGILTKNSPFDVAEECDVVITMLPSSTHEMVSLLLCWMHLYLAVFYQLRLGRSLSWLVAQSKHICLQSPCFSQWAKTSRTVVAQEMAAKICNNLALAVSMLGVSEAFALGQSLGISAHTLANIFNSSSARCWSSDTYNPVPGVMDEVPASRNYEGGFAAKLMAKDLGLAAVSAKEVGLSSPLTFLAERIFTELCNEGHGTKDFSCVFRHYFSGKDE, encoded by the exons ATGGGTTCTTGTAATACTTACAGAAAATGGTTGGCGTCTCTTTACAGAGGCAATTCCAAGATCACATATAACCTCTCTTGGGCTCGCATGAGTTCGTCATCCCTTTTCTCTTCTCAGTTCGAA AGAGTTGGATTCGTAGGGCTGGGAAACATGGGATCTCGAATGGCAAATAACTTGATTAAAGCTGGATACAATGTCCTGGTTCATGATGT AAACCTTGATGTCATGAAGAAATACTCTGACAATGGCATTCTTACAAAAAATTCACCTTTTGATGTTGCAGAAGAATGTGATGTCGTAATCACTATGTTGCCATCTTCAACACAT GAGATGGTGAGTCTCCTGCTATGttggatgcacctgtatctggCGGTGTTCTATCAGCTGAGACTGGGTCGCTCACTTTCATG GTTGGTGGCTCAGAGCAAGCATATATGTCTTCAAAGCCCTTGCTTCTCTCAATGGGCAAAAACATCACGTACTGTGGTGGCCCAGGAAATG GCAGCAAAGATTTGCAACAATTTGGCCTTAGCTGTTAGTATGCTTGGGGTTTCTGAAGCCTTTGCACTTGGTCAATCACTGGGAATTTCAGCCCATACTTTAgcaaatatatttaattcttcAAGTGCTCGCTGTTGGAGCAG CGATACTTACAATCCAGTGCCTGGAGTGATGGATGAAGTGCCAGCTTCCAGGAATTATGAAGGCGGATTTGCTGCCAAACTAATG GCAAAAGATTTAGGCCTTGCAGCAGTATCAGCCAAAGAAGTTGGCCTATCTAGTCCATTGACATTTCTAGCTGAGAGGAT ATTCACAGAGCTTTGCAACGAAGGTCATGGAACAAAGGATTTCTCCTGCGTTTTTCGCCATTATTTTTCTGGCAAGGATGAGTG A
- the LOC140886975 gene encoding probable 3-hydroxyisobutyrate dehydrogenase, mitochondrial isoform X3, whose amino-acid sequence MGSRMANNLIKAGYNVLVHDVNLDVMKKYSDNGILTKNSPFDVAEECDVVITMLPSSTHVMDVYTGPKGFLSDGNLLRPKLFIDSSTIDPQTSRTVSRAISGCKLKEDRGDGESPAMLDAPVSGGVLSAETGSLTFMVGGSEQAYMSSKPLLLSMGKNITYCGGPGNGSAAKICNNLALAVSMLGVSEAFALGQSLGISAHTLANIFNSSSARCWSSDTYNPVPGVMDEVPASRNYEGGFAAKLMAKDLGLAAVSAKEVGLSSPLTFLAERIFTELCNEGHGTKDFSCVFRHYFSGKDE is encoded by the exons ATGGGATCTCGAATGGCAAATAACTTGATTAAAGCTGGATACAATGTCCTGGTTCATGATGT AAACCTTGATGTCATGAAGAAATACTCTGACAATGGCATTCTTACAAAAAATTCACCTTTTGATGTTGCAGAAGAATGTGATGTCGTAATCACTATGTTGCCATCTTCAACACAT GTGATGGATGTTTACACTGGACCAAAAGGTTTCCTTAGTGATGGAAATTTGCTTAGACCAAAGCTGTTCATAGATTCCTCTACAATTGATCCACAAACGTCTAGAACAGTTTCTAGAGCCATTTCTGGTTGTAAATTAAAGGAAGATAGGG GAGATGGTGAGTCTCCTGCTATGttggatgcacctgtatctggCGGTGTTCTATCAGCTGAGACTGGGTCGCTCACTTTCATG GTTGGTGGCTCAGAGCAAGCATATATGTCTTCAAAGCCCTTGCTTCTCTCAATGGGCAAAAACATCACGTACTGTGGTGGCCCAGGAAATGGTTCG GCAGCAAAGATTTGCAACAATTTGGCCTTAGCTGTTAGTATGCTTGGGGTTTCTGAAGCCTTTGCACTTGGTCAATCACTGGGAATTTCAGCCCATACTTTAgcaaatatatttaattcttcAAGTGCTCGCTGTTGGAGCAG CGATACTTACAATCCAGTGCCTGGAGTGATGGATGAAGTGCCAGCTTCCAGGAATTATGAAGGCGGATTTGCTGCCAAACTAATG GCAAAAGATTTAGGCCTTGCAGCAGTATCAGCCAAAGAAGTTGGCCTATCTAGTCCATTGACATTTCTAGCTGAGAGGAT ATTCACAGAGCTTTGCAACGAAGGTCATGGAACAAAGGATTTCTCCTGCGTTTTTCGCCATTATTTTTCTGGCAAGGATGAGTG A